A single genomic interval of Lactococcus sp. S-13 harbors:
- a CDS encoding universal stress protein, whose amino-acid sequence MRDEYKKILVTVDGSDHAKEAVHEAIAIAKRNETSLTILHVKDETRVSGSPYALAQTLEELEQESQAIIADIKRLVADQVEYDFQYYAGNPKKEIVKFSKDFEMDLIVIGSNSKGLLDRMLVGSTTTYVINHAPCNVMVVK is encoded by the coding sequence ATGAGAGATGAGTACAAAAAGATTTTAGTTACTGTAGATGGTTCGGATCATGCAAAAGAAGCTGTTCATGAAGCCATTGCAATCGCCAAGCGAAATGAGACTTCGCTCACTATTCTTCATGTCAAAGATGAAACGAGGGTTAGCGGTAGTCCTTATGCTCTTGCTCAAACTTTAGAAGAGTTGGAACAGGAATCACAAGCGATTATCGCTGATATCAAACGTTTGGTCGCCGACCAAGTAGAGTATGACTTCCAATATTATGCAGGAAATCCAAAGAAAGAAATCGTTAAATTTTCTAAAGACTTTGAAATGGATTTGATTGTTATTGGTTCAAACAGTAAGGGGCTCTTGGATAGGATGTTGGTAGGTTCGACAACGACTTACGTAATCAACCATGCTCCTTGCAATGTCATGGTCGTCAAGTAA